Within Candidatus Thiopontia autotrophica, the genomic segment TGTATTACGAACTGTATAGCTGAATTCACCACCAGATTTTGATTCGATTGTAGCCATTGTATCCGCCACCATCTGTTCAGCCAGTTCACCCTTGTCAAATGGCTCATTCTTTGGCTCAGTACAGATCTGAGGCTTATCGGCAGGAACATGAGAGCTATCCAACAGTGGAGTTAGATCAAGATTATTCTGCTTGTCACTGTTGCCATCAATCATCTTCAGTAGATCAGTGCGCCCCACCAAATCATCAATAGAGCGTATTCCCATCTGAGCCATCAACTCACGCGCCTCTTCGGCAATAAAGCGGAACATGTTGATAACCATCTCAGGCATGCCGGTAAAGTGGTCGGAACGGAGACGCTCGTCCTGGGTTGCGATACCAACTGCACAGTTGTTGAGGTGACATATTCGTAGATATTTACAGCCAAGAGCAACCATTGGCCCGGTTCCAAAACCAAAGCTCTCTGCGCCAAGCATTGCTGCCTTGATTACATCGAGTCCAGTCTTTAGTCCGCCATCAGTCTGCAAGCGAACCTTGTCACGTAGATCATTGGCACGCAGAATCTGATGAGTTTCGGATAGACCCAGCTCCCACGGCGAGCCAGCGTACTTGACCGAGGTTAGCGGACTTGCTCCTGTACCGCCGTCGTGTCCAGCAATGGTTATCAGGTCAGCATAGGCTTTGGCTACACCGGCAGCAATGGTTCCAACACCAGCCTCTGATACAAGTTTTACAGATACCAGAGCATCCGGATTGACCTGTTTGAGGTCATAGATCAACTGTGCCAGATCCTCAATAGAGTAGATATCATGGTGTGGAGGAGGGGAGATCAGAGTCGTCCCAGGATTACAGTTACGCAATCTTGCGATCAGGCCATTGACCTTCTGCCCCGGTAGCTGCCCACCCTCGCCAGGCTTGGCGCCCTGTGCCACCTTGATTTGCAGGACTTCAGCACTGGAGAGGTAGTGTGGAGTTACTCCAAACCGGCCAGATGCAATTTGCTTGATCTTGGAGACCTTGTTGGTGCCGTAGCGTACTGGATCCTCACCACCCTCACCGGAGTTGGAGCGTCCACCAATTGTATTCATGGCAATTGCCAGTGCCTCATGCGCCTCTGGAGAGAGCGCCCCCAGGGACATCGCAGCCGTATCAAAGCGTTTGACAATATTTTCCCATGGCTCCACCTCATCGAGCGGAATTGACTGCTGACTTTGGCTCAATGAGAGCATGTCACGCAGGGTTGCGGTGGGGCGATTATTTACGTGATCGGCATAGACCCTGTAGTCAGCCATATCTCCTGTGCGGACAGCTTGCTGCAGGCTCTTCACCACATCAGGATTGTATGCGTGGTATTCGCCTCCATGCATAAATTTGAGCATGCCACCCTGGTCAACTGGTTTGCGACGGTTCCATGCCTCTCTGGCCAAAGATTTCTGTTCATTCTCCAGGTCAGCAAAGTTGGCACCCTTGATTCGACAGGTAGTACCACGGAAGCAGAGGTCGACAACCTCATTGTGGAGACCTACGGCCTCAAACAGCTGGGCTCCGCGGTAGCTGGCAATGGTCGAGATTCCCATTTTGGAGAGAATTTTCAATAGACCCTTGTTGATTCCTTTGCGATAGTTACGGGCAGCCTCTGTAAGGTTGTAATCCTGAATATCATTGGTGGATACCATCTCATTGATAATCTCATAGGCAAGCCACGGATAGACAGCAGATGCACCGTAACCAATGAGGGTTGCAAACTGGTGAGGGTCGCGAGCAGTTCCTGTCTCAACCACAATATTTGCATCACAGCGCAGGCCTGTCTGTACCAGATGGTGGTGGACCGCACCGGTTGCCAGTAGTGCATGGATAGTGTTTTTGTCAGATGACAGGTTGCGATCGGAAAGAACAATAACCACCTTGCCGTCACGTATGCTCTTTTCTGCAGTAATACAGACGGCATCAATAGCCTGTTTCAGCTCTTTGTCATCACCATAACCGAGATCAATATATGCGTGAGCGTAGGCACTATCCTGATGCCCAAGCAGTTGTTGGAACTTGGTTTTAGAGAGTACTGGCGAATCAACCAGTAGACGTCTGGCATGCGCCTCTGCCTCTTCAAATATGTTCAACTCACGACCAAAACAGGTCTCCAGCGACATCACAATCTGTTCGCGTAGTGGATCAATTGGCGGATTGGTTACCTGGGCAAACTGTTGACGGAAATAATCATAGGGAGAGCGATTACGTTGCGAGAGTACAGAGATTGGGGTGTCATCACCCATTGCCCCAATAGCCTCCTGGCCATTTACAGCAAGTATTCGAATTACCTCCTGACGCTCCTCAAAAGAGACCTGGAACAGTTTTTGTGCGGCCTGGAACAGCTCGGTATCAACCCCCTCGACCTCAAGATCTTCACCATCGTCAGAGCTCAGTTTAGTGGTCAGATGTTCGGTGTTTTCACTCAGCCACTGCTTGTATGGATTACGGTTTTTCAGATCATCATCAACCATGCCTGGAAGTATGAGATCACCTGTCTCTGTATCTACGGCAATCATCTGGCCAGGACCGAGACGACCTTTCTGTACCACATCCTCTGGCGCATACTCATAGACCCCAATCTCTGAGGCGAGAGTAATATGACGATCCTTGGTGATTACCCAGCGTGCTGGACGCAGGCCATTACGATCCATGGTACAGGCTGCGTAGCGTCCATCTGTAAGCACAATACCGGCAGGGCCATCCCATGGCTCCATGTGCATGGAGTTGTATTCATGGAA encodes:
- the gltB gene encoding glutamate synthase large subunit is translated as MNKSENNQEPNNHFGSMYRPEFERDNCGFGLIAHMDGVPSNNLVKTAIESLNRMTHRGAIAADGKSGDGCGLLMKQPAGFMKSIATEQGYKLAENFAVGMVFLHQDEERASTARATLEKNLAGQGLDVLGWRTVPVDAENACGPHALAILPQIEQVFVNAAADMDEVHFERALFIARRQTEKAIEPEDEVFYIPSLSSRVISYKGLVMPEYLPVFYSDLGDDRFESALCVYHQRFATNTLPQWRLAQPFRQLAHNGEINTVQGNRNWSVARAMKFETPLIPDMDEVRPLVSMTGSDSNSLDNMLEALLMGGMDIFRAMRLLIPPAWQNIEQMDPNLRAFHEYNSMHMEPWDGPAGIVLTDGRYAACTMDRNGLRPARWVITKDRHITLASEIGVYEYAPEDVVQKGRLGPGQMIAVDTETGDLILPGMVDDDLKNRNPYKQWLSENTEHLTTKLSSDDGEDLEVEGVDTELFQAAQKLFQVSFEERQEVIRILAVNGQEAIGAMGDDTPISVLSQRNRSPYDYFRQQFAQVTNPPIDPLREQIVMSLETCFGRELNIFEEAEAHARRLLVDSPVLSKTKFQQLLGHQDSAYAHAYIDLGYGDDKELKQAIDAVCITAEKSIRDGKVVIVLSDRNLSSDKNTIHALLATGAVHHHLVQTGLRCDANIVVETGTARDPHQFATLIGYGASAVYPWLAYEIINEMVSTNDIQDYNLTEAARNYRKGINKGLLKILSKMGISTIASYRGAQLFEAVGLHNEVVDLCFRGTTCRIKGANFADLENEQKSLAREAWNRRKPVDQGGMLKFMHGGEYHAYNPDVVKSLQQAVRTGDMADYRVYADHVNNRPTATLRDMLSLSQSQQSIPLDEVEPWENIVKRFDTAAMSLGALSPEAHEALAIAMNTIGGRSNSGEGGEDPVRYGTNKVSKIKQIASGRFGVTPHYLSSAEVLQIKVAQGAKPGEGGQLPGQKVNGLIARLRNCNPGTTLISPPPHHDIYSIEDLAQLIYDLKQVNPDALVSVKLVSEAGVGTIAAGVAKAYADLITIAGHDGGTGASPLTSVKYAGSPWELGLSETHQILRANDLRDKVRLQTDGGLKTGLDVIKAAMLGAESFGFGTGPMVALGCKYLRICHLNNCAVGIATQDERLRSDHFTGMPEMVINMFRFIAEEARELMAQMGIRSIDDLVGRTDLLKMIDGNSDKQNNLDLTPLLDSSHVPADKPQICTEPKNEPFDKGELAEQMVADTMATIESKSGGEFSYTVRNTDRSIGARLSGEIAKRHGNHGMSEHPVVLNLKGTSGQSFGVWNAGGLHINLEGDANDYVGKGMAGGKLVLYPPQGSIFRSNETPIMGNTCLYGATGGVLYASGTAGERFGVRNSGSRAVIEGLGDHGCEYMTGGQVTVLGPTGVNFGAAMTGGFAYILDMDGGFVDRYNHEMVDIHRITPENMDSHRSHLRETIQDFVAATGSKWGQTILNSWDDFIPMFWLVKPKALELESLLSMQKEAA